The DNA segment CTTGGCTTAACGCTCGCTCAGGAGAAACATATAACAGTTTCAGTTTCCCGTTGTTCATTCTAGCGAAAACAGTGCTCAACTCTTCCCTTGTCATTGAAGAATTCAGGCATCCAGCGGCAACACCATTTGCTTTTAACTGGTCGACTTGATCTTTCATCAACGAGATAAGTGGCGAGATAACTATTGTTAGCCCTTCCTTAACCAATGCAGGTATTTGATAACAAAGCGATTTACCACCCCCCGTTGGCATAATCACTAAACTATCTTGGTCATTTAGAACGGCAGTAATAACTTCCTCTTGGCCGTCACGATAATTCTGATAACCAAATACATCATTAAGTATCGACTTTGCATCAGGTTTATCAGCATCGATTTGCTGAGCTAAAAGCTTGGAAGTCATTAGTATCCTAATAGATAAAGTACGGAGTAGTCATTTAAGAAATGGGGTTCTTAATATAGCGAGACATTGTAGTTGGGTTTAGCAGGGAATAACACATCAAATTATTAGGTGAATATGTGATATCGCTTTTATACTTGCTCTCTTACTCCAAATAACTAATAAGTTTAAAAAGCATGACATCCGAACAACAGGCTAGATCAAAACAAGGCGTATTACTGGCGATTGCCGCATACACCATGTGGGGCATAGCGCCTATCTATTTTAAGGCCATCATTGAAGTTGCACCATTAGAGATACTTAGCCACAGAATTATATGGTCATTTGTCTTTCTTGCTTTTCTTTTGCACCTAGGTAAACGATGGAAAGTCGTCGCAAAAGTTCTGACCCATAAGAAAAGCATGCTTTTTTTAACTATTACTTCACTGCTTGTTGCGACAAATTGGTTAATTTTCATTTGGGCGGTGAATTCTGAACATATGATTGACGCGAGTTTAGGCTATTACATTAATCCACTCTTTAATGTATTGCTGGGCATGTTTTTTCTAGGGGAAAGACTCCGAAAACTTCAATGGTTCGCAGTGCTACTTGCCTTCATAGGTGTGGCTATTCAAATATTCGCGTTTGGTCGAGTTCCTGTCGTGGCTCTTGCTTTAGCGACTAGTTTTAGTTGTTATGGGTTACTTCGAAAAAAAATCAATCTAGATGCCCAGACTGGGTTATTTATTGAAACGATGATTATTCTACCCGCAGCGCTCATTTACCTCACCTTTATTGCTGATAGCCCAACC comes from the Vibrio sp. DW001 genome and includes:
- the rarD gene encoding EamA family transporter RarD: MTSEQQARSKQGVLLAIAAYTMWGIAPIYFKAIIEVAPLEILSHRIIWSFVFLAFLLHLGKRWKVVAKVLTHKKSMLFLTITSLLVATNWLIFIWAVNSEHMIDASLGYYINPLFNVLLGMFFLGERLRKLQWFAVLLAFIGVAIQIFAFGRVPVVALALATSFSCYGLLRKKINLDAQTGLFIETMIILPAALIYLTFIADSPTSSLLNNDLNLNLLLLTAGIVTTLPLLCFNGAATRIMLSTLGFFQYIGPSLMFLLAVFIYNEPFSADKAITFAFIWGALFIFSLDGLKFANQNRKKRKA